In Parerythrobacter aestuarii, the sequence AGCTGCCCGCGAGGTCCCGGAAGCCATCGCTCGCGAGGCTATTCATGACCTCGGACAATTCGTCAGCAATCTCGGCGCGAGCGAGGTCGTGCTGGCGCTGGAAGAGCGCCGCAATTCCCTGCCGCTGAAAGACCTGCTTCGGATCAAGACCAAGGGTGTGCACGTCAACGAATTCTCGAGCTTTCTTGAACGTGAAACAGGCCGGGTCGACCTCGACACGGTCAATCCCAGCTGGCTGATTTTCTCCGATGGTTTCAGCGCTGGCCGCACTTTCTCCAGCGCTGCCAAGCGGATTTTCGATGTGCTCGCATCCGGCCTGCTGCTGGTGATGACCCTGCCAGTAATCGCGCTTTTTGCGTTGTTGATCAAACTCGACAGCAAAGGGCCGGCGTTCTTTCGCCAGCCACGTGTCGGCCTCTATGGCGAGACTTTCGACGTCATCAAACTCCGTTCGATGCGGACCGATGCTGAAAAGGACGGCGTCAAATGGGCGGAAAAGGATGACCCGCGGATCACACGGCTCGGCAAATTCATTCGCAAGGTTCGGATCGATGAATTGCCACAAACGTGGAGCGTGCTGAAAGGCGAGATGAGTTTTGTCGGGCCTCGCCCGGAAGTCCCGAAATTCGTTGGCGAGCTCGAGCAGGAACTGCCGTATTATGCCGAGCGCCATATGGTGAAGCCCGGGATCACCGGGTGGGCGCAAATCAACTATCCTTATGGTGCCAGCATTGAAGATGCTCGGCACAAGCTGGAATACGATCTCTACTACGCCAAGAACTACACGCCGTTCCTGGACCTCTTGATCCTGCTTCAGACCCTGCGGGTTGTCCTGTGGCCTGAGGGAGCGCGCTGATCGACATGCTCTCCTTCTGGGCCTTTACCAGCTTCATGCTGCATCTGCTGGGAGCGGCTGCGTGCGCTATGGGTGTGGTCTGGCTTGTCAGGCAGCCAACGACCAAGCGGAGCGATCGCCGACCGACCATGGTTGCCTTGGCTATCTCTGGCGTATGGGCAGCGGTCGTCGCTGCTTATGGCATGGGTTCGGCTGCGGCGCAGCTGGCGGAAGCGGCGCGAAATATGGCGTGGCTCCTCGTGCTGTACCGACTGTTCGCCCATGACGGGCGCGATCTGGCGATGGTCGGGGTACGTCCGGTCGTGGTCGCATTGGCCTTTGTCGTGCTGCTGCAACCCGCGTTGCTCTATGTCGACGACAACTGGGCGATCACGCAAGAGCTGGTGGCCGCTACGGAACAGACATCTGCCATGTTCCATATCCTGGTGGCGATCGGTGTGCTTGTCCTGTTGCACAACCTCTATGGTGGTGCTGCACGCGAGACCCGAGAGGCTCTCCGCTGGAGTGCCGCAGGCCTGGCCGGTTTCTGGGCCTTCGAGTTGAATTTCTACGTGGTGGCCTATCTCACCGGTGAGACAACCCCGGAGTTGGCAGCGATGCGTGGCCTGGTGGCGGGCCTCATGGCTCTTCCCCTCACAGTAGGAGCGAGCAATGGCCTCGCCGGGCGCAAATTGCAGGCGAGCCATTCGGTGGCGTTCCAGACATTGTCATTGCTGGTGATCGGTGGTTACCTCGTTCTGATGGTCGTCGCTGCAGAGCTGCTGTCCCTGCTGGGCGGCAATCTCGGACGATTGGCACAGATCGGCTTCCTGGTCGCGGCGGCAACAGTCACGTTGTTGTGGCTCCCCTCCCAGCGAATGCGGGGCTGGCTGCGGGTCACAGTGCTCAAGCACCTTTTCCAGCACCGCTACGACTATCGCGAAGAATGGATGCGGTTCACCCGCACCATGGGCCAGACGGCGGAGGGTGCAGAAAGCCTGTACCAGCGCAGCGCCAAGGCTCTCGCCGATATCGTAGACAGTCCAGCCGCCCTGCTGTTCCTGCCGGGGGATGATGGCTTGTTGCGGGAAGCGGCGAGTTGGAACTGGCGGGGAGAGCAGCGTCCGGCGATTGAATTGCCGGGCGATTTGACCACTCGCCTGGAACGGGATGACTACATCCTCGAACTCGATGTAGTCCGGCAGGGCAAGCAGGATCAGGCGATCCTCCTGCCGCAGTCGCTGTTCACGGATCAGGATGCATGGGTTCTTGTCCCGCTAATTCACTACGACAGGCTGGTTGGCGTGGTGTTGATGGCGCGTCCGATGGTTCCGCGGAGGCTGGATTGGGAAGACTTCGATCTCCTGCGCGTGGTCGGCAGGCAATTGGCCAGCTACCTCGCCGAGCATGACAGCCACAGTGCGCTGATGGAGTCTGCACAATTCGATGATTTCAATCGCCGCATGGCGTTTGTGATGCACGATATCAAGAATCTCGCCAGCCAGCTTGCGCTGCTGACGCGCAATGCCGAAAAACACGCCGATAATCCCGAATTCCGTAAGGATATGCTGGTCACTCTTCGCAATGGGGCCGACAAGCTGAACCTGCTGCTCGCTCGGCTTGGAAGATATGGCACCGGACAGCCGAATGACGTGGCTCCGATCGACCTGGTGGCGACCGCTCGCCGTGTTGTCGGACGCTTTGAGAAGCATGGAACAGTTACGCTGACGCGCGCCGATTCCTGCATTGTGCTTGGCGATGCCGAAGGTCTGGAACAGGCTCTCGTGCACCTCGTCCAGAACGCAATCGATGCCAGCGATCCGGGAATGCCCATCGCTCTGGATGTTTCGTCGGACGGTCTCATCGGCCGTGTCGAAGTCATCGACAGTGGCAGCGGCATGGACGCCGAGTTTCTCCGCCACCGCCTCTTCAAGCCTTTCGTGTCATCGAAAGACGGCGGATTTGGCATTGGTGCATTTGAAGCGCGGGAACTTGTTCGCGGGATGGGAGGGAGGCTCGATGTCCAGTCTCGCCCCGGCGTCGGTACCCGCTTCACGATAGCGATCCCCCTTTCCGAAGCGAGGCAATTCCTTGTTTCGAAATCCAGCCAGGAGGCAGCCTGATCATGGCAGATTCAAAGCCCAAGCTCCTTATCATTGAAGACGACGAAGGCCTGCAGGCCCAGTTGAAATGGGCGTATGAGGATTTCGACGTAACCATCGCCGGCA encodes:
- a CDS encoding TIGR03013 family XrtA/PEP-CTERM system glycosyltransferase translates to MIRLFKHYIPHAVLLLGLFDLALLIVAGEAAWLVRASQIEMDAGPIIERFGLLMTFAVIVWTAMIAVGVYGAEALRSMQFAGTRLLVAISLGIIALSVIDFVLPGATMWRSTLLYSMFIATGLLVANRLILGSFLGTSAFRRRVVVLGAGPRAKRLSDLANRPESGFVIVAYIAMTEAAREVPEAIAREAIHDLGQFVSNLGASEVVLALEERRNSLPLKDLLRIKTKGVHVNEFSSFLERETGRVDLDTVNPSWLIFSDGFSAGRTFSSAAKRIFDVLASGLLLVMTLPVIALFALLIKLDSKGPAFFRQPRVGLYGETFDVIKLRSMRTDAEKDGVKWAEKDDPRITRLGKFIRKVRIDELPQTWSVLKGEMSFVGPRPEVPKFVGELEQELPYYAERHMVKPGITGWAQINYPYGASIEDARHKLEYDLYYAKNYTPFLDLLILLQTLRVVLWPEGAR
- the prsK gene encoding XrtA/PEP-CTERM system histidine kinase PrsK, with the protein product MLSFWAFTSFMLHLLGAAACAMGVVWLVRQPTTKRSDRRPTMVALAISGVWAAVVAAYGMGSAAAQLAEAARNMAWLLVLYRLFAHDGRDLAMVGVRPVVVALAFVVLLQPALLYVDDNWAITQELVAATEQTSAMFHILVAIGVLVLLHNLYGGAARETREALRWSAAGLAGFWAFELNFYVVAYLTGETTPELAAMRGLVAGLMALPLTVGASNGLAGRKLQASHSVAFQTLSLLVIGGYLVLMVVAAELLSLLGGNLGRLAQIGFLVAAATVTLLWLPSQRMRGWLRVTVLKHLFQHRYDYREEWMRFTRTMGQTAEGAESLYQRSAKALADIVDSPAALLFLPGDDGLLREAASWNWRGEQRPAIELPGDLTTRLERDDYILELDVVRQGKQDQAILLPQSLFTDQDAWVLVPLIHYDRLVGVVLMARPMVPRRLDWEDFDLLRVVGRQLASYLAEHDSHSALMESAQFDDFNRRMAFVMHDIKNLASQLALLTRNAEKHADNPEFRKDMLVTLRNGADKLNLLLARLGRYGTGQPNDVAPIDLVATARRVVGRFEKHGTVTLTRADSCIVLGDAEGLEQALVHLVQNAIDASDPGMPIALDVSSDGLIGRVEVIDSGSGMDAEFLRHRLFKPFVSSKDGGFGIGAFEARELVRGMGGRLDVQSRPGVGTRFTIAIPLSEARQFLVSKSSQEAA